The genome window acatgaaacattggtcagagggctaagtactttcttagctagggaaagtagtttctaaaactaactgtttagctacttaggagtgaagtaagcagtgtaggctctactgtccactgctggtctggacagacaaaagctaacaatattattttccattattcagtaatgacttgaccaaaacaaaattcaagtgaatataaatattttaataaagttgttccattccaatgttaacctgattcaattggatctgtgtttcatattAATTGTTTAATACTGGGACATAttaaatgtatcattattaaatgtaaatataaagcAGCACTTACATTATGTAacttaccttgcagtaacaatgaatgTCAACATTCTCCTCACCgctgataatgtgatttggacttggagactgtattttgccagtTTTCCGTTTTCTTTCATTATAAATATAGTAATATAATATGACCTGATtcgtcatactatatttacatatctggtattggattcagtacaaccccATCTTTCCCAtaagccatcatatgtgttactatgataatccctggtaaagcagctacaaagtaaatgaaaacattctgcatagatatattaattttttgcatgtccgcttattttaggtgtatgtttacatgtctattcatttcctgactataaacacgccaagtttcaaagctctcagagcttgtgtgattgatctgcactagtttatatgccttaactccaatacggacaggctatattttagttcttttttggttttggggtgtataacaatatctgttaatttaacaatcttagcagtaaaatatttttagctaagaatccatttcatatatgggagaccttagagatgaggaaaaacattgttgggtttagttctacctccggtaggggtatctcaaaaactaaagccctttctgaccatttgtcactagtatagctagtgctgtgcctatggctgtgccctctcactgtttataaatggtcagtagtgggaactactgttgccattGCGATTTCCTTtaaaaagtttcttataaggagatatcaatcagaatgacaagccagctggaacctgaagctctctctccctctagtgCACGCTCAAATGTTCctaattaaatggagtagcataacttAGTTAGATCTGCTGAAATGGAGATACTATCGATgtagctgttttgacattgacattgtaaacgttcttaagaagagtgtaaagcagtttgcctAAAGTTAACCAAAACGTCGTCTATCGCTGGAAAAAAATAGCAAGCAAcctatgataacctaattaaattctcggcaggccggattaaagtgcgtggcgggaTAAGATGTATAAATGTTGAGATGtgcattctctttgccctaaacataggctatttgtgcgcgaagcatgtttcaatcaAGACAGTACAAGCTATTTTTAtcgttgtaatattgaatgatttcatgtcAAAGCGTTGAGAAATTGTACACACAGTGCGTGGATTACGGCTGGCGACgccactgcagacacacactcacatacagtacattgttATATTTACCCTGATGTACCAACCTTCTCTAGCACTTGGTCACTTCCATGTTATGTTTGCAGAGATATAGCCTAACATAAATTACTGAACATCCTTTCCCAATTAAATCTTAGGCATATGGTTCATTTACAAAATAGTTACCTCAGCAATGCTGTCGATGCCTCCGGCTGTACTACACTCTGAGGAAATGTTAACTCTCTCACCCTACACTCAGGTATACACTCCTTTATAAATTGAAGTACAAAGGTTAGCTGAGCTGAATGCACCTGAAAGGACAACCCCTGTGAACGTAGACACAGTGTCCCACAACCTCGTCTTTGCCCCTGGAAGAAACCACATAGCACtcaaaagacagagaaaatggaaaagaaagaaaatctcCAAACAAGGCACTCAATGGGGTGCAAGTTTGGCGGCGATATATagcaggcccggggtgggtaatcgggataATCGgaagaattcccggtgggccgcttcattTTTGGGGCGGTCGAGGAAAAACAGTtcgacatttgtcacgttagtctaacttctcttaaagtaggctacacgttccgcattctgtgcatggcaCCGTTGCCTCTGCATGAGTTGTAGCCGTACcgtgtgagggagttctcccctcccaaaaagagttggttgggtccatatagcccgtcttttccaaaaacttttctcagatacggatagccgggccggccctacattagccataagcgtcaggaaggatggatggtaaagaggccaggagggactgaaacggccaggtagatgctgctaaatgtgccaagcttctagattaggcctacagacaaaagtggcaactggtaaagagagatagcctataGGAAATGATTATTAGCAGTTATTGGGCTAATATGGGCgtttgtagcgttgtcaagttatttgcaagcaacatattagactttgcagtatgcaaatattaataacaaaactgaagtttgatctgtgtaggcctatgcggtaaaaattgtagcctctgagcagcagatcaaccagtcgaccactgaaaatgatgatcCCGAAATTAGTGAAAGAGCAAAATATTTATGCTACATGatgaacctatatgccttgtttgcttagaagagggtgtagtaaaggagtaggctaaatcaccaaacgaCAATaaagcctacccatgcaaaaaacatgtagcctaaacattagttcaatatgcctctttgtggaagtgtgggataggctacatttcaaaggctttctttctttctgtctttctttctttctgtttttgttaaaggaaccatatgtaagaaatgtatttcaattaatcataaaatggccctgatatgtcactagacattaagaaatcatgttaatttcaaatacttatatcactgacaactgtagtccggccaggatattgccatttaaaaagtgaagttgcagccctcaactgatgttttggcctgatgcctACGTACGtaccctctacctatctactaatcacaaagtcagtagtgttttggcatccgggttggcaacctcgagtcaggggggaagaggaggggaggaggggatacACAGCTCTACAgtcatttgaaagtgattgcagtaccagttttggccacaatcttgaTCATCATcaatatggttcctttaacttgtggaatagtggaatattttttattaacttctcagttgaagtgaattattatataacctttacacatttgttgaactatggtactaataaaaactacaggatagtaagagctgaaatgttgcttcatttatccaatttccaccactgtGGAAAACGTGGgacggtcttgggcctgaaactcccgggctgaaaagtggccccactccggccctgtcTGGTAGAAATGTGCTTTTCTTCCCGACCAGGCATATCCAATTTCTTCCGTGGGAAGTTCGGGAAAAGCTATGTCAAGGCGGGGACTCTGAACTGGAAGAGACCTCTCTGGTGAAGTGAATTTGAATAAACCAATCGCATGGAACCAGCGTTAAATTCTGATCTATTTATTGGCAAATAAATGTCAACAACTCTTAAAGGTAAGAATGGCCTTAATATGAATAGCCAAATACGCAATATTGGCTGGAAATatacctctgaagtttgcctacaaaaaagctttcaactttgcccatataaggaaaTCCGGTATCTTGTGATTTTCTTgtgaaaataacatggggattttgaatggATACTGTGACCTTCGGTACATTTAGACGGCAAACTTTgctttttgctaccccagaccTAACTTGCAGTGCAACTTGCTATAGGTatttagcttcaattaacacccaGATCTCCTTACAGTGCCCTAtcagaattattggcacttTTAGACATACATATTTTCAAAAACAACACGTTgcccacaattattggcacccctagaaaaTCTTACATACAAAATGTAACAGATGCATTTTCCCATTTAATTTCAACTTTAAGTTAATCAGTGCCTATGTACTTTaagaagtagttcatgactttctttttcactaaagTATGataaagtgacacagaggctaaatccctgagtcatttttcaacattggaaagacaagaaaatacacaaaatttaaataaaaagaaagtgtaaggacatttgtaagtcagaaaatggctataaaaactaggcctacttttgttgaaaatgcccatatttaaaagaataattaaaagGTTCTTATCAACTGGAAATGTGGCAAACATGATTAAACAAAGATTATCTTTCCCCCACGCAaagtatggaggatggtaagaaAATCTATTAGAACCAGAAAAAGGCATCATCTTAGGATCACcccaaaaatcttcaaaagtgacctcactgctaaattttccagtcatttaattacaaatgtaaacagcaggagttactaaatggtacagtgactttgtctggaagtgtggtcagATTAAATGAAAATTGCACTCTTTGGCAAGAAACACTTGTTTGTTTGCCgtacatagaagaatgactataAGAGAACtccatgcctaatgagaattatggtagAGGGGCTGTGATATTGTGTGGCTATTTTTAgttcccaaaggccttgggaaccttTTTAAGGGACATGGTATCATAAAccccaagaaaaacctgaacatttttaaagaaaatctgtcaaatctgccaagacactaaaatggatcatgattggatcattcaccTGATGATTGGTCATGTGCATCATGTATATCATGACCAATCATCAGGTCAgtgaaccaaaacaaatgtcCGGATCAAAACAAAATTgatttactgaacacaaaatcaaacttcgtccattgccatctcagcagtggtgtagtctacatgATATGCAGGTCtatgcagtatacccacttaaaaagcatcaccatctcagtatacccacttaaaataggcaaggataggtattaacatttggggttgatcacagcactacagctaactagactacatcacagtatacccactaaagctaactagactacaccactgcatctcagtcccctgatctaaactgtggggtgagtcaaagaagGAGAATGCAAGTGTGgaccttgctttgtattctccaactttatggggtgtcatagggAAATATTACATGCTGTTTTactggcaaagggaggcttttaagaaggtattacacacagaggtgccaataattgtgagcggtgtgtttttgttaaaaatatttatttctttatgagatttttgtttttctccaaATAAATTTgtttcccttcaaggttggatttttctatatctgtttttagtcaactttaggaGAGCATAACTCTCGAGGGTActgtatatgggcaaagatAGCAGCTTTTGGTCCCTTTTTGAACAGAGTTCTATAGCCTATCATTAACACGTCTTGGCAGGGAGGTCAAAACAGTAGGTAGCCTACATGTAGCAGCCATTGGATCCAAAAGAAAAAGCCTCAACTGATGCATAAGGTGTCTTTTATTTAGGTTGCCAAACCAGCATGACGTTCAACTTTAATCCATCATCACCTGTCATTGTATCATTAAAGTAATTTGATGATAGTAATGTCATTGTATCATTAAATTAATTTGGTGAATTGATATTTGGAGTTCAGAGAGGTTTCAGTTCATTATTCAAATATGCTATTTCAGTGTGACAGTCGTTAAGTAAATAGGCCAACCAAactgtaaatcaggtttataggccaagtatacttggaacaaggaatttggtctctgcatttatcccatccgtgtaTTAGTGAAGATacagagcacacacagtgaggtgaagcacacactaacccggagcagtgagctgccttgctacattagcgctcggggaacagtgaggggttaggtgctttgctcaagggcactacaGCCGtgaatgtgggcatgggagagcaaccacttcccccgtccacatttttcctactagTCCGGGGATCAAACTGACAACCCTTTGGtttcaagcccgaagccctaaccagtaggccacggctgccccaaattgACAACAGCTTAAGTTCATGAGAACTCAGATTCAAACCCGAGTCTCATTATTGGTCTTATTATTGTAGGCTGCTTGCTGTTGCTCCTGCtttattagtagcctatatCTCCGCCCTCTGTTTCCAATATAAGATAGCCTACCATTTTGCTAGTATATAGGCTAATGTGCAAACAATTGCATTTTTGCAAGTTCCAAATATGTACGGAGCTATCGTTTGCCGAAAACTGGAACATCAAAGTGTGTGGCACCCAAACTTAAATCAGGTATAGTTGTGTAATTTCTCTTCAAACTGTGATCTTAGCTCAACAGTTTTGAAGCACTATGATCCAAGGGTACATGCCTTCTTTGTTAGatctgaaaaaatatataacagtgccatctagtggcttTTTGAGAGTATGGTAGAGGTGGAACATGGATTTGACATACTGACATGTACCAATAGCCTACCTAACCACCATAGTTTATTAGATGTATTACATCACACACTGTAGTCCATATCATACAGCAGGACCTGTCCTTAAACCTGGGTATATACCTTGATAGCATCTATTACTTTCTGTTGGGACACAATTGTCATTGGTCTGTAAAAAAGTACTTAATTCTTGAATTATTTACTTTTAATCTCTGTTCTTTACTGACTCTGTTGACTCAGGTGGCTTCATCCTATAGATTAAAACTTCACTGAACACATTTGCTTTTGTAATTATATCTTGTGTGTCCAGAATGCCCTGAGACTGCAGTGAATTCTGGATCACTGTGTAGTTTTTTACCTCTCCGTTTTGGAGTACTGCAATAAACACAGTTGTGACGGAGTGGGATGAATTGCATTATGTGCTGTGAATAccaaacaaagaaacaatatAGTCACATATTGCATCTCTGTTTAACAGTATGTACTTTCACTCTACTGCAACATCATACTTATTTTCATGTTCTTGATACAGTCAAATCGAGGAGTTACTGATCACTTTCAATGTTAATATTAAAACTTTATTTATTCCATAACAAATAACTATGGGGCTTTTAAATTGTTGTATGCTTTATATCTCAATGCAAGAGATATCTCCATGTGATTTTTGACCCTCATTAAAAATCTTTTTTGTCAATCACAAAAGGAGGATCACCAAGTGACACCAACATGACTTACAGTAAAGACTCAAGAAGACATGAATGCTCAGTGACATATTTCTGTTGTCTACAATACAGTCAGGCTctgttaaaggtgccatgtgtaatatccgccaaaaaatcaattcatactccacattccataaaagatggaggcagtatacctccagaaagtgagttggtctaccctagagtaacaaccgagaaacgtgtattgcagtttggctggcggttatgttgcccgtgataccgcctcccatggccgaagctggtattatgacacctgtcgggctgtggctagtaatttagcatgctaattctggttgatatctctgcagcactataccttgccatttttttaatgacatcatcacccttatttcttctcattcttttgatgcgtgtagctcattttttggatatttttacctcaattcttacacatggcacctttaaagcaaTATTATGCAATAATTTGCCACTTTTTGAAGTATGGTTTTATCAGGCAACTAGGTATCATCTTCAAATTGAAGTTGATGGTATATGGTCATGTGACATGTCATTACCTCCAGCTAGGATCTGCACTATGCAGTTCTGTGTTTCAGGCTGAAAAACACCAGATTTCACAGCACAATTTTGCCGACTATATAGCCGAAATACACCAGTTAACATGTTAGGAAGCTTAGGCAGTGCCAATAGTGCCAATAATGAGTTTTGGATTCCTCTTAGGCACATAGCTCACTAGTTTTAAACAGAAACTCCCATTGTGATGTCTTAAGAGTAGGGTTTACATTTCTGCAAAAGGTTGACTAGCTGGAAATGTGTAGGGCTCAGCCCtaaatattatattatctgGAGCCAAAACTTTGAACATCAGTGCACACAgggaatggacacacacacagcgaatgTATAGCAAAAAGTTAATTGGATTACGATAGCACACTTTGCATTTAAGGGTGTGCCCAATTTGCTTgactatgaaaataaataacacaTCTTCATTTATGAGTGAACTTGAACTATTCATTTGAATAGCACTTTGGCAGCTATAGCAGCTATTCCTTTGAATAGCTTGGATTCTGTGCCATTGAAGCAATTTCCATCCAGTTAATAACATTTACAACTTCCTTTTGAAGAAACCAATACCTGTTTCTTGGAGAGGCTAGATCAAGGCTGCATTGATCAATGAAATGAATTGGGTCTTGCCAACAGACCAAACCAACACAGTTATCATTTGGTCAATTTATGACAAGAAACCTAGTCAGATATTTACaaagaccccccacacacacacacacacacaatcacgtatacttttatataataaaataccAGCTTATTTTTGTAGGCAACCAAACTAGAAGATGTGAACCAATGACAACTATAGAGAAATTCCACTATTCCATGTTCACATACAAAACATTAATAAATCAACATAGTTTACTGCACTGGCTGAGTAGAGATGAACTGTAGCTCAGCGAAATCTTTTATAATGTTCAATGTTGCATTTATATTTTGTTCAGTATGATTTTGGTATACAATGCTTGCGTGCTTTTAATATACAACTCATCAGCAGCTGACAGCAATGCGAATTTTAATGCTATAACAGCTAAAAggtataaaacaaacacacaagtaaCTCCCGACGAAAATACTTTGGCCTGTAAAAAGTCTATATATTATAAAAAGTTGCTATcagattttttaatatataaaaaattaagATGTCCTGCAGataaatctgtcagatattatgaggtcataaaaatgtatataaagTATTCCATGAGGAAAAAAGAACTTATTTACAGGGATGGTGTTTCTTAAAGTCCTACGGTAGTAGTCTCCCGCTGTTCAGACCAAAGCGGAGAGTTGTGCAATGGAGGCTTCAATGTCCACATTCATGACGTCCGCGTCCTTCGTGAACTCAAGCTGCACATCGTCATCTCCGCTACGCCGCTGGAATCCTGTGTGTCCAGCTCCTGTTGGCAGCTCTCTCTAATCACATACACTACTAGTCCCACACAGATGAAAATGAGAAGAGCTATGCCTATAACCTGAATGTGCGGAAGACAGAGAATAGAGAAGTATTACAATTATTCCATGCAGCACACGTTTAGTATTCAATATCATTTCACCCGATAAAGTGGATAGAAAACATGTGATGACAGACTGAAAAAAAAGAGATCTCGCGCGCACAGCGGAAATGTACGGCGATGGAGCCATCCAACAGTCTGCCCCCAGCCGTTACCTTCACCACGCGTCCTCACCTGAGAAACAACAAATAACTGCTGCGAGCGAAGCATTAGTTCTTGCGGCGTGACGTCGTCCCCGTTCGTGGGTTCACACCATTTTTGCGGAGCCGCTTTGTCAACGATGACAAACCTGCCCTTCCAGTCCGTCATTGCGCACGCAAAGTACTGCCCGTCGAGGAAGAGCAGAATCAGCCACACGATCGCCGGGACGAAGCTGGAGAGAGATATGGTCTTGCGACACCAAGTATCACATCTGCATCCTTGAATAATCAGCATCAACGTAAAGGCCATTACGGCGGGGATGATGAAGAAAGCTGAAGAAAACACTCCATTCCATTTGGGATTGCAAGGACACTCAAACTCCAGCTCCACCAACTTTTCTAGTCCCATAAGTATGAAGCCGAAGGCCACATTTGAAACAAGAGGACTGTTGCTAAGTTCATTCTTCAGTCTTGTAAGCCATTGTTGTCTACTTCCCATACTAAACACACCTCAGAATAAATATAGTTGTAATGGTCAAAATTCCAAAAGAGGGAGCACCGTTGTGAACACATTGGCAAAAGTTTGGTGATGCGTGACTAACTCTGATCCCGGGGAAAGTTTTTTCCCCGCAGGCAAACTGCCACACTTCCATTCCTATTGGTTTTAAACAAACGAGGGTGTGCCATCGGCCACAGGATTTGTCCAAATAATTGGCTCCCAGAAGGTGGCAGGTGGGGCCTtgatttaaatgtatttttcatgGACGTGTTTTAGAGAGGGCAGGAAAGTGGAGGGAAAGTTAGTTTGTTCTGTCATTAGGTGATAATAATGGGTCATCTTATGTTCTCTCTTGTGGATGTGTACATTATTTACCTGAGCTATTTTAGGAGTTTTTGTTTTagttgaaaatattttttaagcTATGAAATTAATACTAAAGCGACTATACAGTGAGACAAAGCTATGTTTTTTAACACCTGAAGCTGAAGAAAACTAACAAAGTAAGCATATATATAGTGTGGCAACCTTGacattcaaaacaaaaacacgtaCATTACTCTGAAGGTTTGATGTTGCATGATTAAAGTCTAGGTGTTATATAACACTCTGTAAGCGGTCTATACCTGTCTATATAGCTGCGTGTCCACAATTCAAGATGTTCCATAATTGCATCAAGGAGGCtggtggaggctaaacgcaagtaatcGCACCTCTCAAAATAGGTTTAGTTCACCAATTGAAacatttaacattcaaaaatcacattatccacattcacaatatgtacactcatcaacactctattaATAGCCTACCACTAGCCTTGTTATAAACATttgacaataacctccaccatcatcaaacatgttctcaaTGCCTTTTCAAAAAATCCGATAACGCAgagcgcagtccaccttactgtgatCACAAAATTCATACCCACCTCTTTTTTACCACTACTCCCTGATCAAGGACTAGTGCATCTGTAATGATTCCTTATTCATGGGGAATGAAGATGATTGCAGAAACATGTTTCATGTCTTTTCAGAACTTCCcaaaagtagcctattcatgtcGTCATCTGTGTATCCAAAATGGAACACATGGAATAGACATATTGGAAACACAGACCACGGTTAGAGTTGCCTAAAAGGATATCAACAACAATAGtggatgaaaataaaataaaagttatttTACAAGCCCCAATAATTATTTTACATTTACCAATATCAGTGTGTATCCGTCATCTGTGTAGGCATTACCATGATATATGAAACAACCAGTGTTCTAATCCAGCGTTATGTTATATGCAGGACAACACTAAACGACTGCATTCAGAAGTTAGTTCTTCAGAATGTTATTATAGGCGGTATATTTTAATATAGCTGCCTTGCAGAAATGGGAAACAACAGACCTTCAGAGAATCACCATGCGATGGCGGCAGAATCTCTTACGACAGAGGAGATCCATCGGATTATCGGAGGCCATGTTGGGACCGCAGGTGTCAAGGGCCGTTTCATCCATAATAGTGCAGCTCATGCAGAATAAATGCTCATTTTCCCTTTAATAATTAAATTGGATAAACAGGGTGGGATTAATTCATCTGTATAATTTATCTTTGCTATCATAGTCATTGCCACTAAAATTGTCCTTTTGTTCTTCTGTTACACGCCAATAAACGTCGAATATGTTAGGATCCTGTGTAGAGAACACATGTTATACTTAATTGACACACTTTACAGTTGTCATTTTGTGTAAGGATTGCAGTGCTTGTTTGAATTACAGCGCATGCTAATAGGCAAATAACCATGTAGGTTGTACTGGACTCACATGAAACGCGTGTGAGTGGATTTAATCACCGTCATAGGGTGCCTGGCCGCACACATTGCACCTGCCAAATGGTTTAAGAAATAGTGACTCATCAAACGTTTATGCCAGGAGAAAATAGAAACAGCTCGACATTTTGACCAATCAGTTTATGTATGCGTAATTTCAGTCTGTGCATGGGTTTCTGAGATTTCCAAGCAGCAGTAGACTACAAACAACCCGAGTGTTGGtcgtgtgtggatgtgtttcgCTGCTGCGCAGTACAACACGCAGCATTGATCCGCCTGAGCCAATGTTGTGGATGCACGCACTGGCATCGAAGGATCGCTACTCTGAAATCCGATGAAGGAGAATACTCCGCCTGTGGCCCTTCATCGGCATCTCTCGGCCACTGGGCTTGCAATAAACATTCCaaagctgcctttgacaccaaaGAATCATCATTGCATTTTTTAAGAACGCTGTCGTGATTGACCAGAGGAGACCAAAACCTACCACTACGCATTCCGATTTTTTATTGCCTGCTTGAGGGCTACCTGCAACTGTCACCCTCTATTTCTGCTGTCAATAGATTTCAACCAGCATCTCTTTTGACCATCGGTTACCCAGACCGAGACTCAAGAATGCACCTCAATGCAGTGTTGCTGGCGGTGGTCCTTTTTGGAAACTTAATGCTGCAGTACGCCTCGGCTCAAAACGGTAAGAATAAAGATGCCACCGTGGCCAGGACACTCGACTAGACCACGGATGTCGCTGTGGCTTGTTAATCGTCTTTAGGAATCATGATGGTTTGAGAAGATGTGGCTCGTGAGGGGTCGGCTTGTGGAGGACATAGAAACCATTATTGTTTCATTATATATTTGTCCCGTAATTTATTTTTTCGCCCTGTCGATTTTTAATGGTAGACTTTATGTCAAGCGGAGCGCAGTTGACAAGCGCGTTAAATGAACTGTGAGGGTTTCACGGTGTGCAACTTACTTACACTACTTAAATATTTAAAGAAGCCCCTTTCAGTGGATTGACTATAGACCCTTACATATTACATCATAACGAACGAATATCAGTGGCACTACTTAATTTCGTTGTGTAGCTTTATTGAATCTCCTTACAAACATAGGTGTTTTGATGACCAATTTTGCATTTTGTCTATGTTACCTTGGAATCAAGGGGTCGTGTCCTGGCGTAGGCATGGCTTACAATGGAGGCGGACTGCCCTGAAGAATGTGGTGGAAGGGGgagatgcacgcacgcacgttcaTGTTCTGCGGGACTTCCTTTGCGCGTAATAACTAATGACCTACCCGGCCTTTGTATGTCCGTGCGCCCGACCTCTAGGGGGTTGCGCCATGCGCCCGTTTGCCTCTTGATTTTACTCTGTGATAGTCAAGACATATTGCTATTAGCGTGGGAGTGTTGTTATGCGAAAAGCAAGTGCATAATCGGCGACTGCAGCAACTAGTTGAAAAACAATTACGTACGTATCAGGTCAATCTCAAGATATGACAACAAAAGCCAGTGTTATGTGATATGCACAGGTGGAATGATACACATGTTTTGTTTGCTCCCCAAATGTCACTGTTTGGATTGGTTTAGAAAGAGTATTGCCTTTGAGAAACAATAACATCCCATCTACCTAATCTTCACCATAAGAAACAAGTACATACCAGTACACATCTCCTAAAAAATCACAGGTGACAAGTCATTGATTTGCCACTTTTTGAGGTGCTTTTATAGATTTTGCATCATCTTCATTCATTTAGTCGGTATACGGTCTTCTGAATGGCAGTTCAACACTCTAGCCACCAATGCTGTGCAATATGTAGTACATGATATTGACAACTTTATTACCAAAAAGACACTAGCATACTCGCAAGCTTTCATCAGTGCTGACTGTGTAGTCTTTAGTGTGAAGG of Alosa alosa isolate M-15738 ecotype Scorff River chromosome 14, AALO_Geno_1.1, whole genome shotgun sequence contains these proteins:
- the LOC125307443 gene encoding uncharacterized protein LOC125307443, which translates into the protein MAFTLMLIIQGCRCDTWCRKTISLSSFVPAIVWLILLFLDGQYFACAMTDWKGRFVIVDKAAPQKWCEPTNGDDVTPQELMLRSQQLFVVSQVIGIALLIFICVGLVVYVIRESCQQELDTQDSSGVAEMTMCSLSSRRTRTS